A genomic stretch from Numida meleagris isolate 19003 breed g44 Domestic line chromosome 2, NumMel1.0, whole genome shotgun sequence includes:
- the C2H9orf152 gene encoding uncharacterized protein C9orf152 homolog, whose amino-acid sequence MDVSLLEEQYDHIKQKQKLQSHIIVFKTGEHESVLPETMVNAVLINKKVRNPKSFTEHVPVRKVSLEVTSNGTVHDSSPWRTHLGIHRLAQAPCKKVPWNLSNCRNEPCSFDNQRLISKENGTLQQKELEEGSELAMLSSSTLNSFSKENGSTISGSCQKPALKSDTSAVWMHHHISSTKYMPACHKLDFYPFPNKKAPRISEAARRLGLYVSQ is encoded by the exons ATGGATGTAAGCTTGCTTGAGGAGCAGTATGACcacataaaacagaagcaaaagctgCAGTCGCACAttattgtatttaaaacag GTGAGCATGAATCTGTTCTCCCAGAAACAATGGTCAACGctgttttaattaataaaaaagtCAGAAATCCAAAGTCATTTACAGAACATGTCCCTGTCAGAAAGGTCAGCCTGGAGGTGACCAGCAACGGCACTGTACATGACAGCTCACCCTGGCGTACACACCTGGGAATTCACCGCCTCGCACAAGCTCCTTGTAAGAAAGTTCCCTGGAATCTTTCGAACTGCAGGAATGAACCGTGCAGTTTTGACAATCAGAGACtgatttccaaagaaaatggCACGCTGCAACAGAAGGAATTAGAAGAAGGGAGTGAACTAGCCATGCTCAGCTCAAGCACGTTGAACAGTTTCAGCAAAGAGAACGGCAGCACCATCTCAGGAAGTTGCCAAAAGCCTGCTCTGAAGTCAGACACTTCAGCAGTTTGGATGCATCACCATATTTCCTCTACAAAATACATGCCAGCTTGCCACAAGTTAGACTTTTATCCTTTCCCTAATAAAAAAGCACCCAgaatttcagaagcagcaaGGAGGCTCGGATTATATGTCTCACAGTGA